In Streptomyces ambofaciens ATCC 23877, a single genomic region encodes these proteins:
- a CDS encoding SpoIIE family protein phosphatase has translation MSEIPARATESEGPSDGAPFGDAVWQSSPPGSIYDYIKVASFSIGPDGLVDQWSLRAEQLLGIPAEHAVGTDPIEAFIDPDLRERGQRKMAEILDGREWTGVVPFRAPDTGTEGERRGRRGLAEVYVMPTRTEDGEKAAVCIVVDVRVLRSIETDLAASQAIFGQSPFGFLLIDPDLRVRRANQRFASVFGGTPDEHRGKGVHDYLPRAEAERVSATLRRVLETGDSITDMHVTGFSPGSDERRHWSVNLYRVHSGSGRPIGVAWLGTDITARREAAREAAAARRNLALLNEAGARIGNSLDLETTARELLDVVVPGFCDLATVDLYQGLLAGDETPPGLADGGGELRRVAFSSAVSDAPFQGAGERVRLGAVHHYPFTSPCADALRTARPRIVPAEDGSLVQSTLAVPMVAHDTVVGLAQFARTKGSEPFGDRDRDLAVELAARAAVCIDNARLYRREHERALILQRSLLPPGDPEASGLDIACRYLPGNAATGRPSEVGGDWFDVIELPGHRTALVVGDVMGRGLRAAVAMGELRTAVRTLAQLDLEPAEVLSQLDEIARGLGAPGGVQQATRAARRPREADLSEVYLATCVYAVYDSVTRRCTFANAGHLPPVLVEPGESALMLDVPPGLPLGVGGEPFEEVEVELPEGALLALYTDGLVESRDHPLDEGLQAFVGALTDPTLPLEDVCDQVLNTLGSHHGEDDIALLMARVQGLPSESVGDWTLPREPRSVGRAREYARAQLLAWDLEPLVDTTELLVSELVTNALRYGEGEIRLRLLLDRTLVCEVWDSGLVQPRRRRARDTDEGGRGLQLVGLLSAAWGSRRTPRGKTVWFELPLPGGDTRLTDPAEALLSLF, from the coding sequence GTGAGCGAGATACCAGCGAGGGCCACGGAGTCCGAGGGCCCGTCGGACGGTGCGCCGTTCGGTGACGCGGTGTGGCAGAGCAGCCCGCCCGGCTCCATCTACGACTACATCAAGGTCGCCTCCTTCTCCATCGGCCCCGACGGGCTCGTCGACCAGTGGAGCCTGCGCGCGGAGCAACTGCTCGGCATCCCGGCCGAGCACGCCGTGGGCACCGACCCCATCGAGGCCTTCATCGACCCCGACCTGCGGGAGCGGGGCCAGCGCAAGATGGCCGAGATCCTCGACGGGCGGGAGTGGACCGGCGTGGTCCCCTTCCGGGCGCCGGACACCGGTACCGAGGGCGAGCGACGGGGCCGGCGCGGCCTCGCCGAGGTGTACGTCATGCCGACGCGGACCGAGGACGGTGAGAAGGCGGCCGTCTGCATCGTCGTCGACGTCCGCGTCCTGCGCAGCATCGAGACCGACCTCGCCGCCTCGCAGGCCATATTCGGCCAGTCTCCGTTCGGCTTCCTGCTGATCGACCCCGACCTACGGGTGCGCCGTGCCAACCAGCGGTTCGCCTCCGTCTTCGGCGGAACGCCCGACGAGCACCGGGGCAAGGGCGTCCACGACTACCTGCCGCGCGCCGAGGCCGAGCGGGTCTCGGCGACGCTGCGCCGGGTGCTGGAGACGGGCGACTCCATCACCGACATGCACGTCACCGGCTTCTCGCCGGGGTCCGACGAACGGCGGCACTGGTCCGTCAACCTGTACCGCGTGCACAGCGGTTCCGGCCGGCCCATCGGCGTCGCCTGGCTGGGAACCGACATCACCGCCCGGCGCGAGGCCGCCCGCGAGGCCGCCGCGGCCCGGCGCAACCTCGCCCTCCTCAACGAGGCGGGCGCCCGCATCGGCAACTCCCTCGACCTGGAGACCACCGCCCGCGAACTGCTCGACGTCGTCGTCCCCGGCTTCTGCGACCTGGCCACCGTCGACCTCTACCAGGGCCTGCTGGCCGGTGACGAGACCCCGCCCGGCCTCGCCGACGGCGGCGGGGAGCTGCGCCGCGTGGCCTTCTCCAGCGCCGTCTCCGACGCCCCGTTCCAGGGCGCCGGCGAACGGGTCAGGCTCGGCGCCGTCCACCACTACCCCTTCACCTCGCCCTGCGCGGACGCGCTGCGCACGGCCCGCCCGCGCATCGTCCCCGCCGAGGACGGCAGCCTCGTGCAGTCCACGCTGGCCGTGCCGATGGTCGCCCACGACACCGTGGTGGGGCTGGCGCAGTTCGCCCGGACCAAGGGCAGCGAGCCCTTCGGGGACCGCGACCGCGACCTGGCCGTGGAACTGGCCGCGCGCGCCGCCGTCTGCATCGACAACGCCCGCCTCTACCGGCGCGAGCACGAGCGCGCGCTGATACTGCAACGCTCCCTGCTCCCGCCCGGCGACCCGGAGGCGTCCGGCCTCGACATCGCCTGCCGCTACCTGCCCGGCAACGCCGCGACCGGCCGGCCCAGCGAGGTGGGCGGCGACTGGTTCGACGTCATCGAACTCCCCGGGCACCGCACCGCGTTGGTCGTCGGCGACGTCATGGGCCGGGGACTGCGCGCCGCCGTCGCGATGGGTGAACTCCGCACCGCCGTCCGTACCCTGGCCCAGCTCGACCTCGAACCGGCCGAGGTGCTCTCCCAGCTCGACGAGATCGCGCGCGGCCTCGGCGCCCCGGGCGGCGTCCAGCAGGCGACCCGGGCCGCCCGCCGCCCCCGCGAGGCCGACCTCTCCGAGGTGTACCTGGCGACCTGCGTCTACGCCGTCTACGACTCGGTGACCCGGCGCTGCACCTTCGCCAACGCGGGCCACCTGCCGCCCGTCCTGGTCGAGCCCGGCGAGTCCGCGCTGATGCTCGACGTGCCGCCGGGCCTGCCGCTCGGCGTCGGCGGGGAGCCCTTCGAGGAGGTGGAGGTGGAACTGCCCGAGGGCGCCCTGCTCGCGCTCTACACGGACGGCCTGGTCGAAAGCCGCGACCACCCCCTCGACGAGGGCCTCCAGGCCTTCGTGGGGGCCCTCACCGACCCCACGCTCCCGCTGGAGGACGTCTGCGACCAGGTCCTCAACACCCTCGGCAGCCACCACGGCGAGGACGACATCGCCCTGCTCATGGCCCGCGTCCAGGGCCTGCCCAGCGAGTCCGTCGGCGACTGGACCCTGCCGCGCGAGCCGCGCAGCGTCGGCCGGGCCCGTGAGTACGCCCGGGCCCAGCTGCTCGCCTGGGACCTGGAGCCCCTGGTCGACACGACGGAACTGCTCGTCAGCGAGCTGGTCACCAACGCCCTGAGGTACGGGGAGGGCGAGATCAGACTCCGCCTGCTCCTCGACCGCACCCTGGTCTGCGAGGTCTGGGACTCCGGTCTGGTCCAGCCCCGCAGGCGCCGTGCCCGCGACACCGACGAGGGCGGCCGGGGCCTGCAACTGGTCGGTCTGCTCAGCGCGGCCTGGGGCTCCCGCCGTACGCCGCGCGGCAAGACGGTGTGGTTCGAACTGCCCCTGCCGGGCGGGGACACCCGGCTGACCGATCCGGCGGAGGCCTTGCTGAGCCTGTTCTGA
- a CDS encoding succinate dehydrogenase/fumarate reductase iron-sulfur subunit, which yields MSGYEARFKVWRGDVEGGGLEDFRVEVNDGEVVLDIIHRLQATQAPDLAVRWNCKAGKCGSCSAEINGRPRLLCMTRMSVFTREETITVTPLRAFPVVRDLVTDVGFNYTKAREVPSFVPPADLGPGEYRMMQEDVDRSQEFRKCIECFLCQDTCHVVRDHEENKPAFAGPRFLMRVAELDMHPLDAADDTGLDRGRTAQDEHGLGYCNITKCCTEVCPEGIRITDNALIPLKERAVDRKYDPLVWLGAKIRRRT from the coding sequence ATGAGCGGCTACGAGGCCCGCTTCAAGGTGTGGCGCGGTGACGTCGAGGGCGGCGGACTGGAGGACTTCCGGGTCGAGGTGAACGACGGCGAGGTGGTCCTCGACATCATCCACCGCCTCCAGGCCACCCAGGCCCCCGACCTCGCCGTGCGCTGGAACTGCAAGGCGGGCAAGTGCGGTTCCTGCTCGGCGGAGATCAACGGGCGTCCGCGGCTGCTCTGCATGACCCGCATGTCCGTCTTCACCCGCGAGGAGACGATCACCGTCACGCCCCTGCGCGCCTTCCCCGTCGTCCGCGACCTGGTCACGGACGTCGGCTTCAACTACACCAAGGCCCGCGAGGTCCCGTCCTTCGTCCCGCCCGCGGACCTCGGGCCGGGCGAGTACCGGATGATGCAGGAGGACGTGGACCGCTCGCAGGAGTTCCGCAAGTGCATCGAGTGCTTCCTGTGCCAGGACACCTGCCATGTCGTCCGCGACCACGAGGAGAACAAGCCGGCCTTCGCGGGCCCGCGCTTCCTCATGCGCGTCGCCGAGCTGGACATGCACCCGCTGGACGCCGCCGACGACACCGGCCTGGACCGCGGGCGGACGGCCCAGGACGAGCACGGCCTCGGTTACTGCAACATCACCAAGTGCTGCACGGAGGTCTGCCCCGAGGGCATCAGGATCACGGACAACGCGCTGATCCCGTTGAAGGAGCGGGCCGTGGACCGCAAGTACGACCCGCTCGTCTGGCTGGGGGCGAAGATCAGGCGCCGGACCTAG